The following proteins are co-located in the Solanum pennellii chromosome 1, SPENNV200 genome:
- the LOC107025634 gene encoding methyl-CpG-binding domain-containing protein 6-like → MSEVVAESTPAVEPVLTTREVNTERPSWLPEDWRFKSVVRMAGAAAGLIDNYYFEPHSGKRFRSKTAVLDFLKRGVKRKTEIVGASDEFGPRRSKRATQPYKLFEGYV, encoded by the coding sequence ATGAGTGAGGTAGTCGCTGAATCAACGCCGGCAGTTGAGCCGGTTCTGACTACGCGTGAGGTGAATACAGAGAGGCCGAGCTGGTTGCCGGAGGATTGGAGGTTCAAATCAGTAGTTCGTATGGCTGGTGCAGCTGCTGGACTTATTGATAATTACTATTTTGAACCACACTCTGGTAAAAGATTTCGATCAAAAACTGCTGTGCTTGATTTTTTGAAACGGGGTGTCAAGCGCAAGACTGAGATAGTTGGGGCGAGTGATGAGTTTGGGCCACGCAGAAGCAAAAGGGCGACACAACCCTATAAGCTTTTCGAAGGATATGTTTGA